In Mucilaginibacter celer, one DNA window encodes the following:
- a CDS encoding transketolase: MENKNYEELTATALKVREHIIRMSTDGGCFTGASLSAVDLIVYLYSSFLNINKDNLNDPDRDYLFLSKGHDVPALYGTFAELGLLEKDRLKNHLLLNDHIYWHPNTKIPGIEFHSGSLGHLPSVALGVALDLKISGSTNKVICILGDGELNEGTCWEAVLVANAYKLDNLIFIVDRNQFQANMRTEELIPLEPLADKFAAFGAAVKRINGHSFAELDEALNAYPFQTDKLNVLIADTIRGKGLPSIQERADRWFCNFNAGEVEQLLLELHGEHNTTLTSETLVVR, encoded by the coding sequence GTGGAGAACAAGAATTACGAAGAATTAACAGCAACGGCGCTTAAAGTAAGGGAGCATATTATCCGCATGTCTACCGATGGCGGTTGCTTTACGGGCGCATCACTCTCGGCGGTAGACCTGATTGTGTACCTGTACAGCAGTTTTTTAAACATCAACAAGGATAACCTGAACGATCCCGATCGCGATTATCTTTTCCTATCAAAAGGCCACGATGTACCTGCCCTGTACGGCACTTTTGCCGAACTGGGATTACTGGAAAAAGATCGCCTTAAAAATCATCTGTTATTGAACGACCATATCTACTGGCACCCCAATACCAAAATTCCGGGTATCGAATTTCATTCAGGCTCATTAGGCCATTTACCATCGGTAGCTTTAGGTGTTGCTTTGGATTTGAAGATCAGCGGAAGCACCAACAAGGTGATCTGCATTTTGGGTGATGGCGAGTTGAACGAAGGTACCTGCTGGGAAGCTGTATTGGTGGCTAATGCTTACAAGCTTGATAACCTGATCTTTATTGTTGACAGGAACCAGTTCCAGGCCAATATGCGTACTGAAGAACTGATTCCGCTGGAGCCGCTTGCTGATAAATTCGCCGCTTTTGGAGCAGCGGTTAAACGTATTAACGGGCACAGCTTCGCCGAATTGGACGAAGCGCTAAACGCCTACCCTTTCCAAACCGACAAACTGAATGTACTCATTGCCGATACCATACGCGGTAAAGGCCTGCCAAGCATCCAGGAGCGTGCCGACAGGTGGTTCTGCAATTTCAACGCAGGTGAAGTTGAGCAGCTTTTGCTCGAACTGCACGGCGAACACAACACAACATTAACATCCGAAACTTTAGTGGTGAGATAA
- a CDS encoding Dps family protein produces the protein MEPKIGITPENLAKVAHALNGVLADEFVLYTKTRNAHWNIEGPDFHSKHLFFESQYNKLDEIMDSVAERIRSLGHYAPATLKSFLQLTHLSEQLHEKNDGDGFIRELLNDHESLIIRLRENINYFANDLHDAGTSDYITGLMETHEKMAWMLRSHLR, from the coding sequence ATGGAACCTAAAATTGGTATCACCCCCGAAAATCTGGCTAAAGTTGCCCATGCGTTAAACGGCGTACTGGCCGACGAGTTTGTATTATATACAAAAACCCGCAACGCGCACTGGAATATTGAAGGCCCGGATTTTCACAGCAAGCATTTGTTTTTCGAATCGCAGTATAATAAGCTTGACGAGATTATGGATAGCGTGGCCGAGCGAATCCGTTCATTAGGCCACTACGCCCCGGCAACGCTGAAAAGTTTCCTGCAATTAACTCATCTTTCAGAGCAACTGCACGAAAAAAACGACGGCGATGGCTTTATCCGCGAACTGCTTAACGATCATGAAAGCCTGATCATCCGCCTGCGCGAAAACATCAACTATTTTGCAAACGATCTGCATGATGCCGGCACAAGCGATTACATTACCGGTTTGATGGAAACCCACGAAAAAATGGCCTGGATGCTGAGATCACATTTAAGGTAA
- a CDS encoding cytidylyltransferase domain-containing protein, translated as MKDKILIVIQARMASSRLPGKVMLPILGKSLLARMIERLQMIKHKAQLVVATSETADDDIIETEANAIGIPCFRGSLNNLLDRHYQAAKLYNADVVLKIPSDCPLIDPKIIDEVLDYFFANRGQFDFVSNLHPATYPDGNDVEIMTIECLTNAWENATRPLELEHTTPYIWENPELFSIGNFAWPTGLDYSMSHRFTIDYAEDYYFIERIFRELYPENNAFSCREILDLLEQKPEIYNINAQYAGVNWYRHHIDELKTVSADKTRQAPTTTIQEQ; from the coding sequence ATGAAAGATAAGATACTGATTGTTATACAGGCCCGCATGGCCTCAAGCCGCTTGCCAGGCAAGGTAATGCTGCCCATATTGGGTAAAAGCTTGCTTGCGCGGATGATTGAACGCCTGCAGATGATAAAACATAAGGCACAACTGGTGGTAGCAACATCCGAAACGGCTGATGACGATATTATTGAAACCGAGGCGAATGCTATCGGCATTCCCTGTTTTCGTGGCAGCCTAAACAACCTGCTCGACAGGCATTACCAGGCAGCTAAACTATATAACGCGGACGTTGTATTAAAAATCCCTTCAGATTGCCCGCTGATTGATCCGAAAATCATCGACGAAGTGCTTGATTATTTTTTCGCCAACCGAGGTCAATTCGATTTTGTGAGCAACCTGCATCCTGCGACCTACCCCGATGGTAACGATGTGGAGATTATGACTATAGAGTGTCTTACCAACGCCTGGGAAAATGCAACACGTCCTTTAGAACTGGAGCATACCACCCCTTACATCTGGGAGAATCCGGAATTATTCAGCATAGGAAATTTCGCCTGGCCAACGGGTTTGGATTATTCCATGTCGCACAGGTTCACTATCGATTACGCTGAGGACTATTATTTTATCGAAAGGATCTTCAGGGAGCTTTACCCGGAAAACAACGCCTTTTCCTGCCGGGAGATTCTCGATCTGTTGGAGCAAAAACCAGAGATCTATAACATCAACGCCCAATACGCCGGTGTAAACTGGTATCGGCATCATATCGATGAACTGAAAACAGTATCAGCCGATAAAACAAGGCAGGCACCTACAACAACTATACAAGAGCAATAA
- a CDS encoding transketolase family protein produces MSYEELLTQTALADEQVVVMTAENRALVRNLPAKLGKRFIDTGITEQTMVGAAAGLALRGRVPVIHALASFLTMRAFEFVRTDVGIANLPVKLSSFIPGFLSDGNGPTHQAIEDISIMRGIPNVTVFAPADEDDLVKMLPQIWASKSPAYTRINTRQTAYNHEPFVMGKAEVITEGTDVTILTYGLLFEQALIAIEMLKAEGLSVGLINMRSLKPVDEEAILKASAQSKLVVTLEDHFVTGGLYTIVAEVLLKNRTTANVLPIALNEKWFRPSLLPSVLEYEGFTGKQIAERILGYQTEHHQPQILTPEFSE; encoded by the coding sequence ATGAGTTACGAAGAACTTTTAACCCAAACAGCCCTTGCCGATGAGCAGGTGGTAGTAATGACCGCCGAAAACCGCGCGCTGGTACGCAACCTGCCCGCCAAATTAGGCAAACGTTTTATTGATACCGGCATCACCGAACAAACCATGGTTGGCGCTGCTGCCGGCCTGGCTTTACGTGGCCGTGTGCCGGTTATACATGCCCTGGCGTCGTTTTTAACCATGCGTGCTTTCGAGTTTGTGCGTACCGATGTGGGCATTGCCAATCTGCCGGTAAAACTAAGCTCGTTTATCCCCGGCTTTTTATCGGATGGGAACGGCCCTACCCACCAGGCTATCGAGGATATTTCGATTATGCGCGGCATCCCTAATGTAACCGTTTTTGCCCCTGCCGATGAGGACGATCTGGTAAAAATGTTGCCGCAGATCTGGGCAAGCAAAAGCCCTGCCTATACCCGCATCAACACCCGCCAAACAGCTTATAACCACGAGCCATTTGTGATGGGCAAGGCAGAAGTAATAACCGAAGGCACAGATGTAACTATTTTAACCTACGGCCTGCTGTTTGAACAGGCGCTGATAGCTATTGAGATGTTAAAAGCTGAAGGTTTATCCGTTGGCCTGATCAATATGCGCAGCCTTAAACCGGTTGATGAAGAAGCCATTCTGAAAGCATCGGCACAAAGCAAACTGGTGGTTACGCTTGAAGATCATTTTGTAACCGGCGGCCTTTACACCATTGTTGCCGAAGTTTTATTGAAAAACCGTACTACAGCTAACGTATTGCCTATCGCCCTGAATGAAAAATGGTTCAGGCCATCGTTATTGCCATCAGTATTGGAATACGAAGGTTTTACCGGCAAACAGATAGCCGAGCGGATATTAGGTTACCAAACCGAACACCACCAACCACAAATTTTAACCCCTGAATTTTCAGAATAA
- a CDS encoding aminotransferase class III-fold pyridoxal phosphate-dependent enzyme: MANKIELNNDFPIITESDKLYERALKVQKPVTQTLAKGPGQFTKGAAPKYLVKGKGSHVWDADGNEFIDLNAAIGPVSLGYAYPAVDEAIRTQLNDGITFSLMHPLEVELSELVQQVVPNAEAVKISKTGADVCSAAIRVARAFTGRDKVFCCGYHGWHDWYIGITSRNSGVPEAIQDLTYTFEYNDIESVKAALDETVAALILEPFIFEAPKPGYLQELAEACKANGTLLIFDEMWTGFRIAVGGVQEYFNVKADLAVFSKACANGMPIALLTGRADVMELFNSEVFSYTTFGGEALSLAACIATINELRDKNVPQYLDEHGALLKDGYNSLAIELGMDKYTRAVGFNCRSMVTFTPDAGNGLEVKTLMQQEMIKRGVLWAGFHNMSYSHTTEDIDYILAAYRDVLPLVKEAIESGNIKQYLKGEVLEAVFRKVSNYNIKPKTTA, translated from the coding sequence ATGGCCAATAAAATTGAGCTTAACAACGACTTCCCGATCATCACCGAATCGGACAAATTATACGAACGCGCTTTAAAAGTGCAGAAACCGGTTACCCAAACCTTAGCAAAAGGCCCAGGCCAGTTTACCAAAGGTGCAGCGCCTAAATACCTTGTAAAGGGCAAAGGTTCGCATGTTTGGGATGCGGATGGCAACGAGTTTATTGACCTGAACGCTGCTATCGGTCCGGTTTCATTAGGCTATGCCTACCCGGCTGTTGATGAGGCTATCCGCACACAACTAAACGATGGTATTACTTTTTCATTAATGCACCCCCTGGAAGTTGAACTTTCTGAACTTGTTCAGCAGGTTGTGCCAAATGCCGAAGCTGTAAAAATTTCAAAAACAGGTGCCGATGTTTGTTCGGCGGCTATCCGCGTAGCACGGGCATTTACCGGGCGCGATAAAGTATTTTGCTGCGGCTACCACGGCTGGCACGATTGGTATATCGGCATCACCAGCCGTAACTCTGGCGTTCCAGAAGCTATCCAGGATTTGACCTATACTTTTGAATATAACGATATCGAATCGGTAAAAGCCGCTTTGGATGAAACTGTTGCTGCTTTGATCCTTGAGCCATTCATTTTCGAGGCACCGAAACCAGGTTATTTACAGGAACTGGCTGAGGCTTGCAAAGCCAACGGCACCCTGTTAATTTTTGATGAGATGTGGACAGGTTTCCGCATAGCTGTTGGCGGTGTGCAGGAATATTTTAACGTTAAAGCCGATCTGGCGGTGTTTTCAAAAGCATGCGCCAACGGTATGCCGATAGCTTTATTAACCGGCCGTGCCGATGTAATGGAGCTTTTCAATTCGGAAGTGTTTAGCTACACCACTTTCGGCGGCGAGGCTTTATCCTTAGCTGCTTGTATTGCTACTATCAACGAGCTTCGCGATAAAAATGTGCCGCAATACCTTGATGAGCACGGCGCTTTATTGAAAGATGGTTACAACAGCCTCGCTATTGAGTTAGGCATGGATAAATACACCCGCGCCGTAGGCTTTAACTGCCGCAGCATGGTAACTTTTACACCCGATGCAGGCAATGGATTAGAAGTAAAAACCCTGATGCAACAGGAAATGATTAAACGCGGTGTTCTTTGGGCCGGTTTCCACAACATGAGCTACAGCCACACCACCGAGGATATCGACTATATTCTTGCTGCTTACCGCGATGTATTGCCACTGGTAAAAGAAGCTATTGAAAGCGGCAACATCAAACAATACCTTAAAGGCGAAGTGCTTGAGGCTGTTTTCCGCAAGGTGAGCAATTACAATATCAAACCTAAAACTACCGCCTAA
- a CDS encoding SusC/RagA family TonB-linked outer membrane protein, protein MKQNLLKISRLLLLFVVCLFTYSNLQAQSLTIRGIILDDANQPLPGVSVRIKGTNTGTVTGIEGRFTIAATKGDVLTFNFVGYASQEVTIGTETYLSIQMKSDSKSLTEVVVTALGVKKEVRRIGYSSQDVKGEELTKAREPNAINSLVGKVAGLNVGVSAELLGRPQLVLRGSTDLLFVVDGVPINSDTFNISADDVETYTVLKGPNAAALYGFRGQNGAILITTKRGTKDKRGFSIDLNSSTMLEKGLVAVPKNQTDYGYGTAYAYDYGSGLYSTAATAGSGSFRANIWGPKFDGQPVRQYDSPIDPVTGIRGTSPWLARGKNNYENFIETGLLSNTNLAIGASGELYDLRASYAHNYQKGTGPNTGLNADNLNLSLGYKISNKLRVDGNLNFNTQYSKNIPDAGYGPNSYPYMFKVYGSASWDVRDMEDYYKAPAGNPLGKPGVTQYYAEYGRENNPYFVANEWLRGHYKTDVYGYLKLTYSFNKDLNLAVRSQVTTWDQLRTEKVPSSTVLNSYLAPSGSPFKTWDATYTGDFRQDHRNLIENNTDVLLSYNKTIKDFNISALAGANSRSYKYVSDWSSTNWLQSNGSQLDNAAYSLNNSKNSAARVYAYNANMQVYSAYYSVDIGYKNYFTLSTTGRVDKTSTLPSGNNTFFYPSVALSSVISDYVKFPEVISFLKVRASWADVKGALTSSTIPSAYAASTNFTKTVNSGLLGYGTELYSSYDGPSYANQLGLSSGTYYNGTSSIAISNTLANPKVNPFDVGSYEGGLDVKFFNNRLSFAGTYFRTVNGPSIFPLGIPSSTLYYAHTENAVTSLKKGFELSLDGAVIRNPNGFSWNILVNYSTFKETLKDIYGDEKSIPINNHVYKIGDRLDGYYGIKFLRSPDGQIINNSAGIPLPSQSGIDNLQYLGHLNPDFSFGINNKFSYKAFSLSFQFDGRVGGKIYDEVYSRMMNAGTAIETVQGAYGAARLADWNSLVSTGKVGNNGLGSYVGPGVVIASGTPKYANGVISNLNELTFAPNTVPTTVQNYASNGLFNQNIDEAFLISRTYAKLREVTIGYTIPQKFLGKSFIRRASITLVGRNLLYFAARKDIDLDQYASGFNLSTLGTQGVKGLSSDLQSSTSRRYGVNLNFGF, encoded by the coding sequence ATGAAACAAAATTTACTTAAAATTTCACGGTTGTTGCTGCTTTTTGTGGTTTGCTTGTTTACTTACAGTAACCTGCAGGCGCAAAGCTTAACGATCAGAGGTATCATTTTAGATGATGCCAATCAGCCGCTTCCCGGCGTGAGTGTACGGATTAAAGGTACAAACACCGGTACTGTAACCGGTATTGAAGGCCGCTTTACAATTGCGGCTACCAAAGGAGATGTTTTAACCTTCAACTTTGTTGGTTATGCTTCACAGGAAGTAACCATCGGAACAGAAACCTACCTTTCAATCCAAATGAAATCTGATTCGAAATCATTAACCGAAGTTGTTGTAACGGCTTTGGGTGTTAAAAAGGAAGTTCGCCGCATAGGTTACTCATCACAGGATGTAAAAGGCGAGGAGTTAACCAAAGCCCGTGAGCCAAATGCTATCAACTCATTGGTTGGTAAGGTTGCCGGCTTAAACGTAGGCGTTTCTGCCGAGTTATTAGGCCGCCCGCAATTGGTTTTACGTGGTAGCACCGATCTTCTTTTTGTGGTTGACGGTGTGCCGATCAACTCTGATACCTTTAACATTAGTGCCGACGACGTTGAAACATATACCGTATTAAAAGGCCCTAACGCTGCGGCCCTTTACGGTTTCAGAGGCCAAAACGGTGCTATCCTGATCACTACCAAACGCGGTACCAAAGATAAAAGAGGTTTCTCTATCGATCTGAACTCAAGCACTATGCTTGAAAAAGGTTTGGTTGCCGTTCCTAAAAACCAAACTGATTACGGTTATGGTACAGCTTACGCTTATGATTACGGATCTGGTTTGTACAGTACAGCTGCCACCGCAGGTAGCGGTTCGTTCCGTGCCAACATCTGGGGTCCTAAATTTGATGGTCAGCCGGTAAGGCAGTATGATAGCCCTATCGATCCGGTAACCGGCATCCGTGGTACTTCACCATGGTTGGCAAGGGGTAAAAATAACTACGAAAACTTTATCGAAACAGGTTTATTAAGCAACACCAACCTTGCCATCGGTGCATCTGGCGAGCTTTATGACCTTCGTGCATCTTACGCGCACAACTACCAAAAAGGTACAGGCCCTAACACAGGTTTAAATGCCGATAACCTTAACCTGAGCCTCGGTTACAAAATCAGCAATAAATTACGTGTTGATGGTAACTTAAACTTCAATACTCAGTACAGCAAAAATATTCCTGATGCCGGTTACGGCCCAAACAGCTATCCATACATGTTTAAAGTATATGGTTCGGCCAGCTGGGATGTACGCGATATGGAGGATTATTATAAAGCTCCTGCCGGTAATCCGCTTGGTAAACCGGGTGTTACACAATACTATGCAGAGTACGGTCGTGAAAACAACCCTTACTTTGTTGCCAACGAATGGCTGCGTGGTCACTACAAAACCGATGTTTACGGTTATTTAAAATTAACTTATAGCTTCAATAAAGATTTGAATCTGGCTGTGCGTTCGCAGGTTACTACCTGGGATCAGTTACGTACCGAAAAAGTGCCATCTTCAACTGTATTGAACTCGTACCTTGCTCCAAGCGGTTCGCCGTTTAAAACCTGGGATGCCACTTATACCGGTGATTTCCGCCAGGATCACCGTAACCTGATTGAGAATAATACCGATGTTTTGTTATCATATAACAAAACCATTAAGGATTTTAACATCAGTGCATTAGCAGGTGCAAACTCACGCTCGTATAAATATGTATCAGACTGGAGCTCGACCAACTGGTTGCAATCAAACGGAAGCCAGCTTGATAACGCGGCTTACAGCTTAAATAACTCTAAAAACTCAGCCGCAAGGGTTTATGCCTATAACGCCAATATGCAGGTTTACAGTGCTTATTACTCGGTTGATATCGGTTATAAAAACTATTTTACCCTCAGCACTACCGGCCGTGTAGATAAAACATCTACGCTGCCTTCAGGTAATAACACATTTTTCTACCCATCGGTAGCACTTAGCTCGGTAATCAGCGACTATGTTAAATTTCCTGAGGTTATCTCATTCTTAAAAGTACGCGCATCATGGGCGGATGTTAAGGGCGCTTTAACCAGCTCAACCATTCCCTCAGCTTATGCTGCTTCAACAAACTTTACCAAAACGGTTAACTCGGGATTGTTGGGCTACGGTACAGAATTATATTCATCATATGATGGTCCATCATATGCTAACCAGTTAGGTTTATCATCTGGTACATACTACAATGGTACTTCTTCCATCGCAATTTCAAATACGCTTGCTAATCCTAAAGTTAATCCATTTGACGTAGGATCTTATGAAGGCGGCCTTGATGTTAAATTCTTTAATAATCGTTTAAGTTTTGCCGGTACCTATTTCAGAACAGTTAACGGTCCGTCGATATTCCCGTTAGGTATACCTTCTTCAACCCTTTATTATGCGCACACCGAAAATGCGGTTACTTCGCTGAAAAAAGGTTTCGAGCTATCATTAGATGGAGCGGTAATACGTAACCCTAACGGTTTCTCATGGAATATACTTGTTAACTACTCTACCTTTAAAGAAACCCTTAAGGATATTTACGGTGATGAGAAAAGTATTCCGATTAATAACCACGTGTACAAAATCGGCGACCGTTTAGATGGTTATTATGGTATCAAATTCCTGCGTTCGCCAGATGGACAGATCATTAATAACTCTGCCGGTATTCCATTGCCATCTCAATCAGGTATTGATAACCTGCAATACTTAGGTCACTTAAACCCAGACTTTAGCTTCGGTATCAATAACAAATTCAGCTACAAAGCATTTTCTTTAAGCTTCCAGTTTGATGGCCGCGTAGGCGGTAAAATCTATGATGAGGTTTACTCACGTATGATGAACGCCGGTACAGCTATCGAAACCGTACAGGGTGCCTACGGTGCAGCCCGTTTAGCCGATTGGAACTCATTAGTTTCTACCGGTAAAGTTGGTAACAACGGCTTAGGTTCGTATGTTGGCCCGGGTGTGGTTATCGCTTCCGGTACTCCAAAATATGCAAACGGTGTTATTTCAAACCTTAACGAGTTAACTTTTGCTCCAAACACAGTGCCAACCACTGTACAAAACTATGCTTCAAACGGTTTATTTAACCAAAATATTGACGAGGCCTTTTTGATCAGCCGTACTTATGCAAAACTGCGCGAGGTAACTATTGGTTACACCATCCCTCAAAAATTCCTGGGTAAATCATTTATCCGCAGGGCTTCAATTACCCTGGTAGGCCGTAACCTGTTATACTTTGCCGCACGTAAAGACATTGATCTTGATCAGTATGCTTCAGGGTTTAACCTGTCAACTCTTGGTACACAGGGTGTTAAGGGCTTGAGCAGCGATCTGCAAAGCTCAACATCACGTCGCTATGGTGTTAACTTAAACTTTGGTTTCTAA
- a CDS encoding BamA/TamA family outer membrane protein, whose product MIKKLLASSLFVASAFYAHGQAIAHSAWQKFPDSTVVSVHASYNDVSGIHRWLFGENYRKDWAMKVKLPVIKLSEVNGGLTPVKEGGGLESKSLRLEDKSGREWVLRSVEKVPDKLLPPNLQGTFAVDWVGDEFSGQHPYSALIVPPLAEAAQVPHANPVIGVVAADPALGQYSKTFVGLVCLIEEREPIGHSDNSFKMQDQLLKTNDNRLDGKEFLRARLLDLLMGDWDRHEDQWRWADDKKGKGKTYTAVPRDRDQVFHVTQGVFPSIAALPWIDPLLEDFSPEIPRVKFSLFKTRFMKEYPDAHLSYDEYMKVVNEFVKAETDEVLEAGLKRLPKESYNLRHAELLAILKKRRDNIPAAMTEYYKFINRIVDIRTTDKSELITITDAPNNATRITVSKLNKDDDTKDQLMDMIYTPDITKEIRLYTSAGDDKVQINTANSSIKLRLIDSIGNKTVDVKQASRRVQFYGRQDSITFTGNAGRLSKHLSNDTSNTQFLPTNLYNVWMPLATAALNKDDGFLLGLGFKYTGHDGFRKLPYSTVQQVMITHSFATDAFRINYKGEWIDAFGKADFTMQANIQSPDNTVNFFGLGNTSTLNKFPGYRTYYRTRYDIYQFDPAIRWHTGKNSDISVGPSFQFYHLDLNDNAGRFINQSSLINSYDSLTVGKNKAHLGALINYTTNQRDNNILPKKGFYFTVTAQGYTGLNDYSKSFVQIKPEFTYYQSLTPGGAIVLSDRVGGGVSFGKPAFYQSMFLGGQGNLLGYLQNRFAGKHMVFNNLQGRVKLVDIASYILPGELGLVGFYDAGRVWIEDEHSDKWHTGTGGGLYFAPASLTVLQLLAGHSSEGWYPYISLNFRL is encoded by the coding sequence ATGATAAAAAAATTACTTGCCTCCTCACTATTTGTAGCCTCCGCTTTTTATGCGCATGGGCAGGCCATAGCGCACTCGGCCTGGCAAAAATTTCCTGATAGTACCGTTGTAAGTGTTCATGCATCTTATAATGATGTGAGCGGCATACACCGCTGGTTGTTTGGCGAAAACTATCGTAAAGATTGGGCCATGAAAGTTAAACTGCCGGTAATTAAATTATCGGAGGTCAACGGAGGCCTGACCCCCGTAAAGGAAGGCGGCGGTCTGGAATCCAAATCGCTGAGGCTGGAAGACAAAAGTGGCAGGGAGTGGGTATTGCGCAGCGTAGAAAAGGTACCGGATAAGCTGTTGCCGCCAAACCTGCAGGGCACCTTCGCGGTTGATTGGGTAGGAGATGAGTTTAGCGGCCAGCATCCATATTCGGCCTTAATTGTACCGCCATTGGCCGAGGCGGCACAGGTACCGCATGCTAACCCCGTAATTGGTGTTGTAGCTGCCGACCCGGCCCTGGGCCAGTACAGCAAAACCTTTGTCGGCCTGGTTTGCCTGATAGAAGAGCGGGAGCCCATCGGTCATTCGGATAATTCATTTAAAATGCAGGATCAGTTATTAAAAACCAATGATAACCGGCTGGACGGAAAGGAGTTTTTACGCGCCCGCCTGCTTGATTTGCTGATGGGCGACTGGGACCGCCACGAAGACCAATGGCGCTGGGCCGACGACAAAAAGGGCAAAGGCAAAACCTATACCGCCGTTCCGCGCGACCGAGACCAGGTGTTTCACGTAACCCAGGGTGTATTCCCCTCCATTGCGGCTTTACCGTGGATAGACCCTTTGCTCGAAGATTTCAGCCCGGAGATCCCGCGGGTAAAATTTTCTCTTTTTAAAACCCGCTTCATGAAGGAGTACCCCGACGCGCATCTTAGCTATGACGAGTACATGAAGGTAGTGAATGAGTTTGTAAAAGCCGAGACCGACGAAGTGTTGGAAGCCGGTTTAAAACGCTTACCCAAAGAATCGTATAATTTAAGGCATGCCGAATTACTGGCCATATTAAAAAAGCGTCGCGATAATATTCCCGCGGCAATGACCGAATACTATAAATTTATCAACCGCATAGTTGATATCCGCACAACCGATAAAAGCGAACTGATCACTATTACCGATGCCCCGAATAACGCAACCCGCATCACTGTATCAAAGCTTAACAAAGATGACGATACCAAAGATCAGTTAATGGATATGATTTATACTCCTGATATCACTAAGGAGATCAGGTTATATACCTCGGCCGGCGATGATAAAGTGCAGATCAATACCGCTAATTCATCAATAAAATTGAGGCTGATAGATAGTATAGGCAACAAAACAGTTGATGTTAAACAGGCATCACGCCGGGTGCAGTTTTACGGTCGGCAGGATAGTATCACATTTACAGGTAATGCGGGCCGGTTAAGCAAACATTTATCAAACGATACCTCAAATACTCAGTTTTTACCTACCAACCTATATAATGTATGGATGCCGCTTGCTACAGCGGCCTTAAATAAGGATGATGGCTTTTTATTAGGCCTGGGTTTTAAATATACCGGTCATGATGGTTTCCGTAAGCTCCCTTATTCAACCGTGCAGCAGGTAATGATCACCCACTCGTTTGCTACCGACGCGTTTAGGATCAATTATAAAGGTGAGTGGATTGATGCCTTTGGTAAGGCTGATTTTACCATGCAGGCCAATATTCAATCGCCCGATAATACGGTGAACTTTTTTGGTCTTGGTAACACCAGCACGTTGAACAAATTTCCGGGCTACCGTACTTATTACCGCACCCGGTATGATATTTACCAGTTCGACCCTGCTATCCGCTGGCATACCGGTAAAAACAGTGATATCAGCGTGGGCCCCTCATTCCAGTTTTATCACCTCGATTTGAATGATAATGCCGGACGGTTTATCAACCAATCATCACTCATCAATTCGTACGATAGTTTAACCGTTGGTAAGAACAAAGCACACCTTGGCGCGCTTATCAATTACACAACCAATCAGCGCGATAATAATATCCTGCCAAAAAAAGGTTTCTATTTTACGGTAACAGCTCAGGGCTATACCGGACTTAATGATTATTCAAAATCGTTTGTGCAGATCAAACCCGAGTTTACTTATTACCAAAGCCTTACCCCGGGCGGTGCCATTGTGCTGTCAGACAGGGTAGGCGGCGGCGTAAGTTTTGGCAAGCCTGCTTTTTATCAATCGATGTTTTTAGGTGGACAAGGTAATTTACTCGGCTACTTACAAAACCGCTTTGCAGGCAAGCACATGGTGTTTAACAATTTGCAGGGCAGAGTTAAGCTGGTTGATATAGCCAGCTACATTTTACCCGGCGAGCTGGGGCTTGTAGGCTTTTATGATGCCGGCCGTGTTTGGATAGAAGATGAGCACTCGGATAAATGGCATACAGGCACCGGCGGCGGCTTATATTTTGCGCCGGCCAGCTTAACGGTATTACAGTTGCTTGCAGGTCACTCCAGCGAGGGCTGGTATCCTTACATATCGCTTAATTTCAGGCTGTAA